The following proteins are co-located in the Dietzia timorensis genome:
- a CDS encoding alpha/beta hydrolase, which produces MARTARKSMARTLGTSLLATAAIGALVATTAGALGVSEASAQSSNSGDSLNLPPLSSGPAGSVESAETIARSSLGLIANGSLLNSDAPTLAPLSTGVAPLSTASMSGPAGSLVTPALMGSTLAMSLIPVGSLASGTQILGTLLGPDAVTRGVGSLTGPGYAVPKPNPDITETKVVRKKTESNPNVRDGLEVWTVSSAKMQREVDVEVYLPTDESKQQDANVLYYLDGVDTLNPSGFRTLTSGPNRVRDANVIGVAPTGAPGSNWTEWNQDDPHLGRNKWDTFLTEEFPQILDEEVGKNEDRKYGVTGVSMGAGSALQVAAAKPGFFATAGGVSGCYSTTSDLGYETLRLSIETRGGNMTNMWGPRNAPEWQARNLPDHPEKLQGTKVFMSAATGAIGAEDAKRYGSDPGVLFSGYVLEAGTRECTNQMDSALKGAGVEHETFLMPTGVHNWSTFTPGFDKAMDYMLPELAQP; this is translated from the coding sequence ATGGCTCGAACCGCCCGCAAGTCCATGGCCCGAACTTTAGGAACATCTCTACTAGCCACGGCAGCGATCGGTGCTCTCGTCGCGACGACCGCCGGCGCATTGGGCGTATCCGAGGCCTCGGCACAGTCGAGCAATTCGGGAGATTCGCTCAACCTCCCGCCGCTGAGTTCCGGTCCCGCGGGGTCGGTCGAGTCCGCCGAGACCATTGCCCGGTCCAGCCTTGGTCTGATCGCCAACGGTTCCCTGCTCAATTCCGACGCGCCGACCCTTGCTCCCCTGTCGACCGGCGTCGCACCGCTGAGCACCGCGTCGATGTCAGGTCCCGCCGGCAGCCTCGTCACCCCCGCACTCATGGGTTCGACGCTCGCGATGTCGCTCATCCCCGTCGGTTCGCTCGCCTCGGGCACCCAGATCCTCGGCACCCTTCTCGGCCCGGACGCCGTGACCCGCGGCGTCGGCTCGCTCACTGGCCCCGGTTACGCCGTGCCGAAGCCGAACCCGGACATCACCGAGACCAAGGTAGTGAGAAAGAAGACCGAGTCGAATCCCAACGTGCGTGACGGCCTCGAGGTCTGGACTGTGTCGTCGGCGAAAATGCAGCGCGAGGTCGATGTCGAGGTCTACCTCCCCACCGACGAGTCCAAGCAGCAGGACGCCAACGTCCTCTATTACCTCGACGGCGTCGACACGCTCAATCCCTCGGGCTTCCGCACGCTGACCAGCGGCCCGAACCGGGTGCGCGACGCCAACGTCATCGGCGTCGCGCCGACCGGCGCACCCGGTTCGAACTGGACCGAGTGGAATCAAGACGACCCGCACCTGGGCCGGAACAAGTGGGACACCTTCCTCACCGAGGAGTTCCCTCAAATCCTCGACGAGGAGGTCGGTAAGAACGAGGACCGCAAGTACGGCGTGACCGGTGTATCCATGGGCGCCGGTTCCGCGCTGCAGGTCGCCGCTGCCAAGCCGGGCTTCTTCGCCACGGCCGGCGGCGTGTCCGGCTGCTATAGCACCACGAGCGACCTCGGGTACGAGACGCTCCGACTGAGCATCGAGACCCGCGGAGGCAACATGACGAACATGTGGGGCCCCCGTAACGCGCCGGAGTGGCAGGCCCGCAACCTCCCGGACCACCCCGAGAAGCTGCAGGGCACGAAGGTCTTCATGTCCGCGGCAACCGGCGCCATCGGCGCCGAGGACGCCAAGCGATACGGCAGTGATCCCGGCGTGCTGTTCTCCGGCTATGTGCTCGAGGCCGGCACTCGCGAATGCACCAACCAGATGGACTCGGCCCTCAAGGGTGCGGGCGTGGAGCACGAGACATTCCTCATGCCGACCGGGGTGCACAACTGGTCGACGTTTACCCCCGGCTTCGATAAGGCGATGGACTACATGCTTCCGGAGCTCGCCCAGCCGTAG
- a CDS encoding pyruvate dehydrogenase, which produces MAKTYAKQLVETLEAQGVERIFGIVGDSLNPIVDALADSSITWVHVRNEEAAAFAAGAESLVTGKLAVCAASCGPGNTHFVQGLYDSHRNGAKVLAIASHIPSLQIGSQFFQETHPEALFQECSGYCEMVNSAQQGARILHNALQSTLAGGGVSVVVIPGDLAKEPAHDEPQLRSRYTTSVPLAVPADPELHALADAINGARKITLFGGAGCKDACAQVYALAEKIKSPVGHAYGGKQYLQYDNKYDVGMSGLLGYGACDEAFDEAELLILLGTDFPYNEFLPSIPTAQVDINGAHIGRRTKVDFPVHGDVGATIDALLPLLDAKDDSSFLDAMLKKHASNLEHVIEAYTTNVEDMVPIHPEYVARILDEEASQDAVFTADTGMCNVWHARYITPGPGRALLASLRHGTMANALPQAIGAQAADRNRQVVAMCGDGGLSMLLGELLTVSLHELPLKAVVFNNSSLGMVKLEMLVEGFPDRGTDHSEVDFAAIAKACGIESFRVTRPDEIRPAIKKALAHDGPAVVDVVTDPNALSIPPEISLEQVSGFARAASRTVLEGGVGRMIDLARSNLRNVPRPSTFRR; this is translated from the coding sequence ATGGCCAAGACCTACGCCAAGCAGCTCGTCGAGACTCTCGAAGCACAGGGGGTCGAGAGGATTTTCGGGATCGTCGGCGACAGCCTCAACCCGATCGTCGACGCACTTGCCGATTCCTCGATCACGTGGGTGCACGTGCGCAATGAGGAAGCCGCAGCCTTCGCGGCCGGAGCCGAATCACTGGTCACCGGGAAGCTCGCCGTCTGCGCCGCCTCGTGCGGACCCGGCAACACGCACTTCGTGCAGGGCCTCTACGATTCGCATCGCAACGGGGCCAAGGTCCTCGCCATCGCCTCGCACATCCCCAGCCTGCAGATCGGCTCCCAGTTCTTCCAGGAAACCCACCCGGAGGCACTGTTCCAGGAGTGCTCGGGATACTGCGAGATGGTCAACTCGGCGCAGCAGGGAGCGAGAATCCTCCACAACGCGTTGCAATCGACGCTCGCCGGTGGAGGGGTGTCCGTCGTCGTCATCCCCGGCGACCTCGCCAAGGAACCCGCGCACGACGAACCCCAGCTTCGCTCCCGCTACACCACCTCGGTGCCGCTCGCGGTCCCGGCGGACCCGGAGCTTCACGCTCTCGCCGACGCCATCAACGGCGCCCGGAAGATCACGCTGTTCGGCGGCGCCGGCTGCAAGGACGCGTGCGCGCAGGTCTACGCGCTCGCGGAGAAGATCAAGTCTCCGGTCGGCCACGCCTATGGCGGTAAACAGTACCTGCAATACGACAATAAGTATGACGTCGGAATGTCCGGTCTTCTCGGCTACGGCGCCTGCGACGAGGCGTTCGACGAAGCCGAGCTCCTCATCCTTCTGGGCACCGATTTCCCATACAACGAGTTCCTGCCGAGCATCCCGACCGCGCAGGTCGACATCAACGGAGCGCACATCGGGCGCCGAACGAAGGTCGATTTTCCGGTCCACGGCGATGTCGGCGCCACCATCGACGCGCTTCTCCCGCTCCTCGACGCGAAGGACGATTCGTCCTTCCTCGATGCGATGCTGAAGAAGCACGCATCCAACCTCGAGCACGTGATCGAGGCGTACACGACAAACGTAGAGGACATGGTGCCGATCCACCCGGAGTACGTCGCCCGGATCCTCGACGAAGAGGCATCGCAAGACGCCGTGTTCACCGCGGACACCGGGATGTGCAACGTATGGCACGCCCGCTACATCACCCCGGGTCCCGGTCGTGCGCTGCTCGCCTCCCTACGCCACGGGACCATGGCGAACGCCCTTCCCCAGGCCATCGGTGCACAGGCGGCCGATCGCAACCGGCAGGTCGTGGCCATGTGCGGTGACGGCGGGCTCTCGATGCTGCTCGGCGAGCTACTCACCGTGTCGCTCCACGAGTTGCCCCTCAAGGCGGTCGTGTTCAACAACTCCTCGCTCGGCATGGTCAAGCTCGAAATGCTCGTGGAGGGCTTCCCGGACAGGGGCACCGACCACTCGGAGGTGGATTTCGCGGCAATCGCCAAGGCCTGCGGCATCGAATCGTTCCGTGTCACCCGGCCGGACGAGATCCGCCCCGCCATCAAAAAGGCCCTCGCCCACGATGGCCCGGCGGTCGTCGACGTCGTCACCGACCCGAACGCGCTGTCCATCCCGCCGGAGATCTCCCTCGAGCAAGTCAGCGGCTTCGCCCGCGCCGCCTCCCGCACCGTCCTCGAAGGCGGCGTCGGCCGGATGATCGACTTGGCCCGCTCGAACCTCCGCAACGTGCCGCGCCCCTCGACGTTCCGCCGGTGA
- the rpsH gene encoding 30S ribosomal protein S8, translating to MSMTDPIADMLTRVRNANSAHHDTVKMPSSKLKANIAAILKQEGYIAEYEVTDARVGKELSIELKYGPTRQRSISGIRRISKPGLRVYAKSDNLPKVLGGLGVAIISTSQGLLTDRQATNKGVGGEVLAYVW from the coding sequence ATGTCGATGACAGACCCTATCGCGGACATGCTTACGCGCGTCCGCAACGCGAACTCCGCGCATCACGACACCGTGAAGATGCCGTCTTCCAAGCTGAAGGCGAACATCGCGGCGATCCTCAAGCAGGAGGGCTACATCGCCGAGTACGAGGTCACCGATGCTCGTGTTGGTAAGGAGCTCAGCATCGAGCTCAAGTACGGCCCCACCCGTCAGCGTTCGATTTCCGGCATCCGCCGTATCTCGAAGCCGGGTCTGCGCGTGTACGCGAAATCCGACAACCTGCCGAAGGTACTCGGCGGACTCGGCGTGGCGATCATCTCCACGTCGCAGGGTCTGCTGACGGACCGTCAGGCCACGAACAAGGGTGTGGGCGGGGAAGTCCTCGCCTACGTCTGGTAG
- the rplX gene encoding 50S ribosomal protein L24: protein MKVHKGDTVLVISGKDKGAKGKVIEAYPKAERVLVEGVNRIKKHVADSAAERGASSGGIVTQEAPIHVSNVMVVDADGTPTRVGTRTDENGKRVRISRKTGKDL, encoded by the coding sequence ATGAAGGTACATAAGGGAGACACCGTGCTGGTTATCTCCGGCAAGGACAAGGGTGCCAAGGGCAAGGTCATCGAAGCCTACCCGAAGGCCGAGCGTGTCCTCGTCGAGGGCGTTAACCGCATCAAGAAGCACGTCGCCGACTCTGCAGCAGAGCGCGGCGCATCCTCGGGCGGCATCGTTACCCAGGAGGCCCCGATCCACGTCTCGAACGTGATGGTCGTGGACGCCGACGGTACCCCGACCCGTGTTGGCACCCGCACCGACGAGAACGGCAAGCGTGTCCGTATCTCGCGCAAGACCGGGAAGGACCTGTAA
- a CDS encoding nucleosidase encodes MNSSPGTLTFGRPAPGQPLFVVAARAEATAFDHALPVLVTGIGKIRSAAALAACLASYEAAGGLPSAVVNIGTAGALRGHMLGVHRVETVLLHDFSHFAVRKITGMDEYPPLHVGPRDDEGSEGKPGAATAAPGNGVVLATGDTFVADSAMRDALAEHADLVDMEGYAIAQVAHDFGVPVELIKHVSDAADETSGDVWAARAAELAEEIAGHARSRASR; translated from the coding sequence ATGAATTCCTCCCCCGGAACATTGACCTTCGGCCGCCCGGCGCCCGGCCAGCCGCTGTTCGTCGTGGCCGCGCGGGCGGAGGCCACGGCCTTCGACCATGCGCTGCCCGTCCTCGTCACCGGCATCGGCAAGATCCGCTCGGCGGCTGCACTAGCCGCGTGCCTCGCGTCGTACGAAGCCGCGGGCGGGCTGCCGAGTGCGGTCGTCAATATCGGGACCGCCGGGGCGCTGCGCGGCCACATGCTCGGCGTCCACCGCGTCGAGACCGTGCTTCTCCACGATTTCTCGCACTTCGCCGTCAGGAAAATCACGGGCATGGACGAGTATCCGCCGCTACACGTAGGCCCGCGCGACGACGAGGGCTCCGAGGGAAAGCCAGGCGCGGCCACCGCCGCGCCCGGCAACGGTGTCGTGCTCGCAACGGGCGACACCTTTGTCGCCGATTCGGCGATGCGGGATGCACTCGCTGAGCACGCGGACCTCGTCGACATGGAGGGCTACGCGATCGCGCAGGTCGCGCACGATTTCGGCGTTCCGGTCGAACTCATCAAGCACGTGAGCGATGCCGCCGACGAAACCTCCGGGGACGTGTGGGCGGCTCGGGCCGCCGAACTCGCCGAGGAAATCGCAGGCCACGCCCGCTCACGCGCCTCGCGCTAG
- a CDS encoding HdeD family acid-resistance protein has translation MNPGNYPGADDPRGGPNFGGMRFTGISFGGFGNLRDSGVLGERAQRFLRHSWKLILGLGITSLLAGLLLLVWPGQTTLVVALLFGIYLIVAGLGQIGVGFALNFSTTAKVLTIAAGALSLIAGILCVANGDMAISLLGAFLGVIWLLFGIARLATLPRPGFTGRTTALVSGIASLIGGLVLLVSPIGSVLVLAMVTGAFMIAFGVLAIVQANALRKSLQRF, from the coding sequence ATGAACCCAGGAAACTATCCAGGCGCGGACGATCCGCGCGGCGGCCCGAATTTCGGGGGCATGCGGTTCACCGGTATCAGCTTCGGCGGCTTCGGCAACCTCCGCGATTCCGGCGTGCTCGGCGAGCGAGCGCAGCGTTTCCTGCGCCATTCATGGAAGCTGATTCTAGGCCTTGGTATCACGAGCCTGCTCGCCGGGCTGCTCCTGCTCGTGTGGCCGGGCCAGACCACGCTCGTCGTCGCGCTGCTGTTCGGCATCTACCTCATCGTCGCAGGACTGGGACAGATCGGCGTCGGTTTCGCGCTTAACTTCTCCACCACTGCGAAGGTGCTCACCATCGCGGCTGGCGCGCTCTCGCTCATCGCCGGGATCCTCTGCGTGGCCAATGGCGACATGGCGATCAGCCTGCTCGGTGCGTTCCTCGGCGTCATCTGGCTGTTGTTCGGCATCGCCCGCCTCGCGACACTCCCCCGCCCCGGCTTTACCGGCCGCACCACGGCCCTCGTCTCGGGAATCGCCTCGCTCATTGGCGGCCTCGTACTGCTGGTCAGCCCGATCGGTTCGGTGCTCGTACTCGCCATGGTCACCGGCGCCTTCATGATCGCGTTCGGCGTACTCGCCATCGTCCAGGCGAACGCGCTGCGCAAGTCGCTACAACGCTTCTAG
- a CDS encoding histidine phosphatase family protein, giving the protein MVFRLTLIAHAATEATHAARFAAPRDELSRAGCGAAQRLANSGELPREPGGQLVLCAPELRAQQTAKLLGYGDAQAEESFADLDLGEWAGRGVDEIPAADLYSWNTDPEFRGHAGETVAAACGRIGAALDALGEGERGSAVVIAHPSTLRSAVIHCLSSPAQTFFRVDAGPGHALGLHRRGWRWTLRL; this is encoded by the coding sequence ATGGTGTTCCGGCTGACGCTGATCGCGCACGCGGCGACCGAGGCGACGCACGCCGCACGCTTCGCCGCGCCGCGCGACGAGCTCAGCCGAGCAGGGTGCGGGGCGGCGCAGCGCCTCGCAAACTCCGGCGAGCTGCCTCGCGAACCCGGGGGCCAGCTCGTGCTGTGCGCTCCGGAGCTGCGCGCGCAGCAGACCGCGAAGCTTCTCGGCTACGGCGACGCTCAAGCCGAGGAATCCTTCGCGGACCTCGATCTCGGCGAGTGGGCGGGCAGGGGAGTCGACGAGATTCCCGCTGCGGACCTCTACTCCTGGAACACCGACCCCGAATTCCGCGGCCACGCCGGTGAAACCGTCGCCGCGGCGTGCGGAAGGATCGGCGCCGCGCTCGATGCGCTCGGCGAAGGGGAGCGGGGGTCGGCCGTGGTCATCGCCCACCCGTCGACGCTCCGCTCCGCCGTCATCCATTGCCTGTCCTCGCCTGCACAGACGTTTTTCCGGGTTGACGCCGGGCCCGGGCACGCGCTCGGCCTCCACCGCCGCGGCTGGCGCTGGACTCTACGGTTGTAG
- a CDS encoding amidohydrolase, with the protein MSTQTETESGKGYAAAADILADLGTSQGEREELYKWFHQHPELSLAENETSQRIVDTLSGYGLSPKRVGDTGVVAVIANGEGPVVAMRADIDALPVREASGKDYASTATAKDASGESVPVAHACGHDVHIVSLLGACQAMAAHTDAWSGTFVAVFQPAEETAEGADALVAAGIADEIPTPDVYFGQHVLSFLPGGHVGTQVGPSFSTSERIRVTVHGHGTHGAMAYLGVDPVVLASSIVMRLQTIVSREIDSAQQASVTVGALRAGSRANIIADSAELLIDTRAYSTDVQKQIREAIERIVRAECAASNSPKEPEFEYYEHYPITDNDADATGRVHAAFDAYFGDESGELGRVPASEDFSIVPDSMGVPYTYWGLGGFADTSRAVGNHDPAFAPDLWPTLDRGAEAIVVAACAWLA; encoded by the coding sequence GTGAGCACGCAGACGGAAACCGAATCGGGCAAGGGCTACGCCGCGGCGGCGGACATCCTCGCGGACCTCGGTACCTCGCAGGGCGAGCGCGAGGAACTCTACAAATGGTTCCATCAGCACCCCGAACTCAGCCTCGCCGAGAACGAGACCTCGCAGCGCATCGTCGACACGCTGTCCGGATACGGGCTGTCCCCGAAGCGCGTTGGGGACACCGGCGTCGTCGCCGTCATCGCCAACGGGGAGGGGCCCGTCGTCGCGATGCGCGCGGACATCGACGCGCTTCCCGTGCGCGAGGCCTCTGGCAAGGATTACGCCTCTACCGCTACCGCCAAGGATGCGAGCGGCGAATCCGTTCCCGTCGCGCACGCGTGCGGCCACGACGTGCACATCGTCTCGCTGCTTGGCGCCTGCCAGGCGATGGCCGCGCACACCGATGCCTGGTCGGGAACCTTCGTCGCGGTGTTCCAGCCAGCGGAGGAGACCGCGGAGGGCGCCGACGCGCTCGTCGCCGCGGGCATCGCCGACGAGATCCCGACCCCGGACGTGTACTTCGGCCAGCACGTGCTGTCCTTCCTGCCCGGCGGGCACGTGGGCACGCAGGTCGGGCCGTCGTTCTCGACGTCCGAGCGCATCCGGGTCACGGTCCACGGGCACGGCACGCACGGCGCGATGGCCTACCTCGGCGTCGACCCCGTGGTCCTCGCGTCCTCGATCGTGATGCGACTGCAGACGATCGTCTCGCGCGAGATCGATTCGGCGCAGCAGGCCTCGGTCACCGTCGGCGCGCTGCGGGCGGGCTCGCGCGCGAACATCATCGCCGATTCCGCCGAGCTGCTCATCGACACGCGCGCGTATTCCACGGACGTACAGAAACAGATCCGCGAGGCCATAGAGCGGATCGTGCGCGCCGAGTGCGCCGCGTCGAATTCTCCGAAGGAGCCGGAGTTCGAGTATTACGAGCACTACCCCATCACCGATAATGACGCCGACGCCACCGGCCGGGTCCACGCCGCCTTCGACGCATACTTCGGCGACGAATCCGGCGAGCTCGGGCGCGTGCCGGCGTCCGAGGACTTCTCGATCGTCCCGGATTCGATGGGCGTTCCCTACACGTACTGGGGTCTTGGCGGATTCGCCGATACCTCGCGGGCCGTCGGCAATCACGACCCGGCGTTCGCCCCGGACCTGTGGCCGACGCTCGATCGCGGCGCCGAGGCGATCGTCGTCGCCGCCTGCGCCTGGCTCGCCTGA
- the rplE gene encoding 50S ribosomal protein L5, whose product MTAPEKYIPRLKTQYKNEIRTKLQDEFSYTNVMQVPGITKVVVNMGVGDAARDAKLINGAINDLTLITGQKPEIRRARKSIAQFKLREGMPIGVRVTLRGDRMWEFLDRLTTVALPRIRDFRGLSGKQFDGHGNYTFGLTEQSMFHEIDIDKIDRPRGMDITVVTTATNNDEGRALLRHIGFPFKEK is encoded by the coding sequence ATGACCGCTCCCGAAAAGTACATCCCGCGTCTGAAGACGCAGTACAAGAACGAGATCCGCACGAAGTTGCAGGACGAGTTCTCCTACACCAACGTGATGCAGGTTCCCGGTATCACGAAGGTCGTCGTCAACATGGGCGTCGGCGACGCCGCCCGCGATGCCAAGCTCATCAACGGCGCGATCAACGACCTGACCCTCATCACGGGTCAGAAGCCGGAGATCCGCCGCGCCCGCAAGTCGATCGCACAGTTCAAGCTGCGCGAGGGCATGCCGATCGGTGTGCGCGTCACCCTGCGTGGCGACCGCATGTGGGAATTCCTCGACCGTCTCACCACGGTCGCGCTTCCCCGCATCCGCGACTTCCGCGGACTCTCGGGCAAGCAGTTCGACGGCCACGGTAACTACACCTTCGGCCTCACCGAGCAGTCCATGTTCCACGAGATCGACATCGACAAGATCGATCGACCCCGCGGCATGGACATCACCGTCGTGACCACCGCGACGAACAACGACGAGGGCCGCGCCCTCCTGCGCCACATCGGCTTCCCCTTCAAGGAGAAGTAA
- a CDS encoding CbtB domain-containing protein: protein MTSVSSTGPQGATASAGSKDVAVARTDVKSSLILIGVFALCILAYYFVGVDQGAVSVFGSDTHIHEYVHDARHFAGFPCH, encoded by the coding sequence ATGACCTCAGTCAGCTCTACCGGTCCACAAGGCGCCACCGCCTCGGCCGGATCCAAGGACGTCGCCGTCGCCCGCACCGACGTCAAGTCTTCGCTCATCCTCATCGGCGTGTTCGCGCTGTGCATCCTCGCGTACTACTTCGTCGGGGTGGACCAGGGGGCGGTGTCGGTATTCGGCTCCGACACCCACATCCACGAGTACGTCCACGACGCGCGCCACTTCGCAGGCTTCCCCTGCCACTAG
- a CDS encoding CbtA family protein, with the protein MEKILTLRGLLFGAIGGFIAWIFMYVMAEPIIGRAIDYEEARSEAMEALEHTHEAGGHSHGGEDELFTRSIQEGLGAGTGMVVLGLALGGITAIIFALWMHYRSGAAAGRYALPVSGLAFAVFYLLPTLKYPANPPAVGNDDTIEARTGLFLLLIVLSAVAVLIGVFVRQKLRARLGAGSMWAAAGVVIVLMIVIYAVMPQLGSLEANAGSGSSFETPGPVVDAEGHIILEGFNADDLYQFRLYSLIAQAIIFTSIAGGLTLAAKKIDALRGIASRERAVVAA; encoded by the coding sequence ATGGAAAAAATCCTGACCCTGCGGGGTCTTCTTTTCGGCGCCATCGGCGGCTTCATCGCCTGGATCTTCATGTACGTCATGGCCGAACCGATCATCGGCCGCGCCATCGATTACGAGGAAGCACGCAGTGAGGCGATGGAAGCCCTCGAACATACTCACGAGGCGGGCGGACACTCGCACGGCGGGGAAGACGAACTGTTCACCCGCAGCATCCAGGAAGGGCTCGGCGCGGGCACCGGCATGGTCGTGCTGGGTCTCGCTCTGGGCGGGATCACCGCCATCATATTCGCATTGTGGATGCACTACCGCTCCGGCGCCGCCGCTGGGCGCTACGCGCTGCCCGTCTCCGGGCTCGCGTTCGCCGTGTTCTACCTGCTGCCCACTCTCAAGTACCCGGCCAACCCGCCGGCAGTGGGCAACGACGACACCATCGAGGCGCGCACCGGCCTGTTCCTGCTGCTCATCGTGCTCAGCGCCGTCGCCGTGCTCATCGGCGTGTTCGTCCGGCAGAAGCTGCGCGCCCGCCTCGGTGCGGGATCGATGTGGGCCGCGGCGGGCGTCGTCATCGTCCTCATGATCGTCATCTACGCCGTCATGCCGCAGCTCGGCTCCCTCGAGGCCAATGCCGGAAGCGGCTCCTCGTTCGAAACCCCGGGGCCAGTCGTTGACGCCGAAGGGCACATCATCCTGGAGGGCTTCAACGCCGACGATCTTTATCAGTTCCGCCTCTACTCGCTCATCGCGCAGGCGATCATCTTCACTTCGATCGCCGGTGGGCTCACCCTTGCGGCGAAGAAGATCGACGCGCTGCGCGGGATCGCTTCGCGCGAGCGTGCCGTAGTCGCCGCGTAG
- the rplN gene encoding 50S ribosomal protein L14, translating into MIQQESRLKIADNTGAKEILCIRVLGGSKRRYAGIGDVIVATVKDAIPGGNVKKGDIVKAVIVRTAKERRRNDGSYIKFDENAAVIIKNDNDPRGTRIFGPVARELREKRFMKIVSLAPEVL; encoded by the coding sequence GTGATTCAGCAAGAATCGCGGCTGAAGATCGCCGATAACACCGGTGCGAAGGAAATCCTCTGCATCCGTGTCCTCGGTGGCTCGAAGCGCCGCTACGCAGGCATTGGTGACGTCATCGTCGCCACTGTCAAGGACGCCATCCCCGGCGGCAACGTCAAGAAGGGCGACATCGTCAAGGCCGTTATCGTGCGCACCGCCAAGGAGCGCCGCCGCAACGATGGTTCGTACATCAAGTTCGACGAAAACGCCGCCGTCATCATCAAGAACGACAACGATCCGCGAGGAACGCGCATCTTCGGCCCCGTGGCCCGCGAGCTGCGCGAGAAGCGCTTCATGAAGATCGTCTCGCTTGCTCCGGAGGTGCTCTAA